A window of Blastomonas sp. SL216 contains these coding sequences:
- a CDS encoding CvpA family protein has translation MTAFDILVLTLLAGGAILGFLNGFVYAAISLIAWIAGIFALRLFHTPVTALLREPVGNDGGAAALALVGIYLGVYLIGKLIAHTLRSRTRKSVLGPIDRVLGFGFGAVKGLILATLTYLLVTMLHAVVWPNEGQPEWITDSRTYPLLNASGTALVDLYDYQQSLGDE, from the coding sequence ATGACCGCATTCGATATCCTTGTCCTCACGCTGCTGGCTGGTGGCGCGATTCTGGGTTTCCTGAACGGATTCGTCTATGCGGCGATCTCGCTGATCGCGTGGATCGCGGGCATATTCGCGCTGCGGCTGTTCCACACCCCGGTCACCGCATTGCTGCGCGAACCGGTGGGCAATGACGGCGGCGCTGCGGCGCTGGCGCTGGTCGGCATCTATCTGGGCGTCTACCTGATCGGCAAGCTGATCGCGCACACGCTGCGATCGCGCACGCGCAAATCGGTGCTCGGCCCGATCGACCGGGTGTTGGGCTTCGGCTTTGGCGCGGTCAAGGGGCTGATCCTCGCGACATTGACCTATCTGCTGGTCACCATGCTCCACGCGGTCGTCTGGCCGAACGAGGGCCAGCCCGAATGGATCACCGACAGCCGAACCTATCCGCTGCTCAATGCCAGCGGCACCGCGCTGGTCGATCTTTACGATTATCAGCAGTCGCTCGGCGATGAGTGA
- a CDS encoding iron-sulfur cluster assembly scaffold protein, translated as MAKVLYTPQILALAVSLAEFPLTDDLPHQAELRSQSCGSVVRVGLALDDAGHVVRFGLRAQACALGQASAAILAAEIRGQGREGLEGARDDLAAFLAGQRGDPGNWPGIDHLSSALPYPARHGSILLPWRATVAALDLSARTDT; from the coding sequence ATGGCTAAGGTGCTCTATACGCCGCAGATCCTGGCGCTGGCCGTGTCGCTGGCCGAATTTCCGCTGACCGATGATCTGCCGCATCAGGCCGAATTGCGCTCGCAAAGCTGCGGGTCGGTGGTGCGCGTCGGGCTGGCGCTTGATGATGCCGGACATGTCGTGCGCTTCGGCCTGCGTGCCCAGGCCTGCGCGCTGGGCCAGGCATCGGCCGCAATCCTCGCCGCCGAGATAAGGGGGCAGGGGCGGGAAGGGCTGGAAGGCGCTCGTGACGATCTCGCCGCGTTCCTGGCGGGTCAGCGCGGCGATCCGGGCAACTGGCCGGGGATCGACCATCTTTCCAGTGCCTTGCCTTATCCGGCGCGGCATGGTTCCATCCTGCTGCCCTGGCGCGCGACGGTCGCAGCGCTAGACCTTTCGGCCCGAACGGACACCTGA
- the radA gene encoding DNA repair protein RadA has product MAKPRKSYVCQACGSVSNRWQGQCADCGEWNTLVEQAAPTAFSARHDLQTGGQRIQLARLDAAVELPPRISTGIAEFDRALGGGLVAGSATLMGGDPGIGKSTLLLQASANMARAGHSIVYISGEEAADQVRLRAMRLGLADAPIDLASATSVRDILTTLRSMEAPVMLVIDSIQTMHSDLIEGAPGTVSQVRASAQELIRFAKESGCAVILVGHVTKDGSIAGPRVLEHMVDTVMSFEGERSHQYRILRSIKNRFGATDEIGVFAMEEAGLSEVGNPSSLFLSDRDAQMPGTSVFPALEGTRPVLVEIQALTVRLSSGATPRRAVVGWDSGRLAMVLAVLEARCGLSFSTAEVYLNVAGGYRLSDPAADMAVAAALISALSERPLGSATIVFGELALSGELRPVAHAGLRLREAAKLGFEKALVPASVTAKGAGDTGGMRLSSYTRLANLVDQLLGRN; this is encoded by the coding sequence ATGGCCAAACCGCGCAAAAGCTATGTCTGCCAGGCCTGTGGCAGTGTCTCCAACCGCTGGCAGGGCCAGTGCGCCGATTGCGGCGAATGGAACACCCTGGTCGAACAGGCCGCGCCGACCGCCTTTTCCGCGCGGCATGATCTGCAGACCGGCGGGCAGCGGATCCAGCTTGCGCGGCTGGATGCGGCGGTCGAGCTTCCGCCGCGCATCTCGACCGGCATTGCCGAGTTCGACCGCGCGCTGGGTGGCGGGCTGGTCGCAGGTTCGGCGACGCTGATGGGCGGCGATCCGGGCATCGGAAAATCGACGCTGCTGCTCCAGGCATCGGCCAATATGGCGCGGGCAGGGCACAGCATCGTCTATATCAGCGGGGAGGAAGCGGCCGATCAGGTGCGGCTGCGCGCGATGCGGCTGGGCCTCGCCGATGCGCCGATCGACCTTGCGTCCGCGACATCGGTACGCGACATCCTGACGACGCTGCGCAGCATGGAAGCGCCGGTGATGCTGGTGATCGATTCGATCCAGACCATGCATTCCGACCTGATCGAAGGCGCGCCGGGCACGGTCAGCCAGGTGCGCGCCTCGGCGCAGGAGCTGATCCGCTTTGCCAAGGAAAGCGGTTGTGCGGTGATCCTGGTCGGCCATGTCACCAAGGATGGCAGCATCGCCGGACCCCGCGTGCTCGAGCATATGGTCGATACCGTGATGAGCTTCGAGGGCGAGCGCAGCCACCAGTATCGCATTCTGCGATCGATCAAGAACCGCTTCGGGGCGACCGACGAAATCGGCGTGTTCGCGATGGAAGAGGCGGGCCTGTCCGAAGTCGGTAACCCTTCGAGTCTGTTCCTCAGCGATCGCGATGCGCAGATGCCGGGCACTTCGGTATTCCCGGCGCTGGAGGGCACGCGCCCGGTGCTGGTCGAGATCCAGGCGCTGACCGTGCGCCTGTCGAGCGGGGCGACGCCGCGCCGTGCGGTGGTAGGCTGGGATTCCGGGCGGCTGGCCATGGTGCTGGCGGTGCTGGAGGCGCGCTGCGGGCTCAGCTTCTCGACCGCGGAAGTCTATCTGAATGTCGCAGGCGGGTATCGCCTGTCCGATCCTGCCGCCGACATGGCGGTGGCCGCCGCGCTGATCTCTGCCCTGTCCGAACGGCCGCTGGGCAGCGCGACGATCGTTTTCGGCGAACTGGCGTTGTCGGGCGAACTGCGCCCAGTGGCGCATGCCGGCCTCAGGCTGCGCGAGGCGGCGAAGCTGGGGTTCGAAAAGGCGCTGGTGCCCGCCAGCGTCACCGCCAAGGGGGCAGGCGATACCGGCGGAATGCGGCTCAGTTCCTATACCCGGCTGGCAAATCTCGTTGACCAACTGCTGGGGCGCAACTAG
- a CDS encoding NAD kinase — protein sequence MPPSVLDRKIALAVSPTERARKAAREVQAAHDWADLDEADIVVVMGGDGFMLQTLHQMLERGRIVPVYGLNLGTVGFLMNLWRSGDSIHHRLDRAQAFEVLPLSMTATTMSGERVTYPAINEVSLLRETRQTAKLEVSVNNAVRISELVCDGVLVATPAGSTAYNLSANGPILPLGCGMLALTPISPFRPRRWKGALLPDSSQITLRVLEPGKRPVSAVADQREVRDIRDIQIAIDPNRRLSLMFDPGHSLDDRISAEQFIV from the coding sequence ATGCCCCCTTCGGTTCTTGACCGTAAAATAGCGCTGGCCGTCTCTCCCACCGAACGGGCGCGCAAGGCGGCGCGCGAGGTGCAGGCGGCACACGACTGGGCCGATCTGGACGAGGCCGATATCGTGGTCGTGATGGGCGGCGACGGCTTCATGCTGCAGACGCTGCACCAGATGCTGGAGCGCGGGCGAATCGTGCCGGTCTATGGCCTGAACCTTGGCACGGTCGGCTTTCTGATGAATCTGTGGCGCAGCGGCGACAGCATCCACCACCGGTTGGACCGCGCCCAGGCATTCGAGGTGCTGCCATTGTCGATGACGGCGACCACGATGAGCGGGGAGCGCGTCACCTATCCCGCGATCAACGAAGTGTCGCTGCTGCGCGAGACGCGCCAGACCGCCAAGCTGGAGGTCAGCGTCAACAACGCGGTGCGGATCAGCGAGCTGGTCTGCGACGGCGTGCTGGTGGCAACGCCAGCGGGCTCGACCGCCTATAACCTGTCCGCCAACGGCCCGATCCTGCCGCTGGGCTGCGGCATGCTGGCGCTCACCCCGATCAGCCCGTTCCGCCCGCGCCGCTGGAAGGGGGCACTGTTGCCCGATTCGTCGCAGATCACGTTGCGCGTGCTGGAGCCCGGCAAGCGACCGGTCAGCGCGGTCGCCGACCAGCGCGAAGTGCGCGATATCCGCGATATCCAGATCGCGATCGACCCCAACCGGCGGCTGTCGCTGATGTTCGATCCGGGCCACAGCCTCGACGACCGGATTTCGGCAGAGCAATTTATCGTCTGA
- a CDS encoding bifunctional diguanylate cyclase/phosphodiesterase, whose amino-acid sequence MPIGGRILDSAVHRYRLTWRSIGESPLSPEWVAMLAETGFDPAPGDAADLAILDLRGQSVAALPRDLPGSQDAGLLLCDPEMLDHLAPLPVGLTHALVTPFSEAAARLQLSLIHAAMADQALPTQDLHARIASFAEAGEGPLHAMLIGLRRMPAVNATYGIAVGDAALEAMEQRLVRQANRLSGGTALTLRLSGGDFLIAYSMAEERLGWQVMAERMLRHVSEPLDVAGHRLRLTARAALALARDDESPVSLLDRLSAGLANARESAAEPVRWADRQSDHAPQSGYRLEQDIVQAIERDEITVLFQPQFAVETGRIVGAEALARWHHPQYGEIGAGTLFAIADKADFTRSLSRHIRHRAMGHAAGWTGGLSGLRLSLNVTAEDLGEKGFAKRELAMIEQCGFHAKRLTLEMTEQALVPDFKRAAARFAALREAGVKIAVDDFGTGYSSLLYLKRLPLDYLKLDHAMTRDIGGAEADRIIVRSIIAMAKALNLKVIAEGVESDAQLAALREEGCDYFQGFLRGKAMEAGAFAEFATAALSCSGER is encoded by the coding sequence ATGCCGATCGGGGGGCGAATTCTGGACAGCGCGGTGCATCGATACAGGCTGACCTGGCGCAGCATCGGCGAATCCCCGCTGAGCCCCGAATGGGTGGCGATGCTGGCCGAGACAGGCTTTGATCCTGCGCCCGGCGATGCGGCCGATCTGGCGATCCTCGACCTGCGCGGGCAGTCGGTGGCAGCGCTCCCGCGCGACCTGCCGGGCAGTCAGGATGCGGGCCTGTTGCTGTGCGATCCCGAGATGCTCGATCATCTGGCGCCATTGCCTGTGGGGCTGACGCATGCGCTGGTCACACCGTTTTCCGAAGCTGCGGCCCGGCTGCAGCTTTCGCTGATACATGCTGCAATGGCCGACCAGGCTTTGCCCACTCAGGATCTGCACGCGCGCATCGCCAGCTTTGCCGAGGCGGGGGAGGGGCCGCTGCACGCCATGCTGATCGGGCTGAGGCGCATGCCGGCGGTCAACGCCACCTATGGCATTGCGGTCGGCGATGCAGCGCTCGAGGCGATGGAGCAGCGCCTGGTCCGGCAGGCGAACCGTCTTTCGGGCGGCACGGCGCTGACGCTGCGGCTGTCGGGCGGCGATTTCCTGATCGCCTATAGCATGGCGGAAGAGCGGCTGGGCTGGCAGGTCATGGCAGAGCGCATGCTGCGCCACGTATCGGAGCCGCTGGACGTCGCCGGGCACCGTTTGCGCCTGACCGCCCGCGCCGCCCTGGCGCTGGCGCGCGACGATGAAAGCCCGGTGTCGCTGCTCGACCGATTGTCGGCAGGGCTCGCCAATGCGCGCGAAAGCGCAGCGGAACCCGTGCGCTGGGCGGACCGCCAATCGGACCATGCGCCGCAAAGCGGCTATCGGCTGGAGCAGGATATCGTCCAGGCTATCGAGCGCGACGAGATCACCGTGCTGTTCCAGCCGCAATTCGCAGTCGAGACCGGGCGGATCGTCGGAGCAGAGGCGCTCGCCCGCTGGCATCATCCGCAATATGGCGAGATTGGCGCGGGCACACTGTTTGCCATTGCCGACAAGGCCGATTTCACCAGGTCGCTGTCGCGGCACATCCGGCACCGAGCGATGGGCCATGCAGCCGGCTGGACCGGTGGCTTGTCCGGTCTGCGACTCTCGCTCAACGTGACTGCCGAAGACCTTGGCGAGAAAGGTTTTGCCAAGCGCGAGCTGGCGATGATCGAGCAATGCGGCTTTCATGCCAAAAGGCTGACCCTCGAAATGACCGAGCAGGCGCTGGTGCCAGATTTCAAGCGCGCTGCGGCCCGCTTTGCCGCGCTGCGCGAGGCGGGGGTGAAGATTGCCGTCGACGATTTCGGCACCGGCTATTCCAGCCTGTTGTACCTCAAGCGCCTGCCGCTCGATTATCTGAAGCTCGACCATGCGATGACGCGCGACATTGGCGGGGCGGAGGCAGACCGGATCATCGTTCGCTCGATCATCGCCATGGCCAAGGCGCTGAACCTCAAGGTCATCGCCGAGGGTGTCGAGAGCGACGCCCAGCTGGCAGCGCTGCGCGAAGAAGGCTGCGACTATTTCCAGGGCTTTCTGCGCGGCAAGGCGATGGAGGCAGGGGCGTTCGCGGAATTCGCCACAGCAGCTCTCTCCTGTTCAGGGGAGAGATAG
- a CDS encoding monovalent cation:proton antiporter-2 (CPA2) family protein, giving the protein MEHGGDIFLSGTVLLAAALAFVLLFRKLGLGAVLGYLVGGIIIGPQALQLVADPELIVGFAEIGIVLLLFLVGLELAPARLWQLKRDIFGLGMSQVVICGIVLAGFVYFVTGSTWGAALGLGLPLALSSTAQVLPLLQSQGRLNTPTGERAFSILLFQDLSIVPLLTIIAALSRAPQTGPQTPGWLLALYAIASIGGLVIAGRYGLAPLLKLIGKVAERELFIVAGLFAVFGSAALMNAIGLSAALGAFIAGVMLADSPFRHELEADIDPFRSILLGLFFLGVGMMLDIGVIMADPLFVIAMALALVAIKVAIIFGIAKAFGLENRAAFVLGLLLSQGGEFAFVLFAEAQAALLIEPAAASRFGAIVTLSMATTPFLMLLTRLFGGVRGSGTEDMVDPEQARQSNAIVIGHGRFGQAVAQIFAGASISVTLIDINPDQIRLSGEFGRKVFYGDGTRIDLLRRAGAEHAGALLFCMDDKNFGPDQIAPIAHAFPEAKIFVRANDRRQLLSLKLAPIAAAQRELFESSVKLAHTALLRTGIDPVVADRVVEEFRRRDCERLELQMEAGSIRAGMHLSFGGADSQAFDPQAEQG; this is encoded by the coding sequence ATGGAACATGGCGGCGATATCTTCCTTTCGGGCACCGTGTTGCTCGCCGCTGCGCTCGCCTTCGTGCTGCTGTTCCGCAAGCTGGGGCTGGGCGCGGTGCTGGGCTATCTGGTCGGCGGCATCATCATCGGGCCGCAGGCGTTGCAGCTGGTGGCCGATCCCGAACTGATCGTCGGTTTTGCCGAGATCGGCATCGTGCTGCTGCTGTTCCTGGTCGGGCTGGAACTGGCCCCAGCGCGGCTGTGGCAGCTCAAGCGCGACATTTTCGGCCTTGGCATGTCCCAGGTGGTGATTTGCGGCATCGTGCTGGCAGGCTTTGTCTATTTCGTTACCGGATCAACCTGGGGCGCGGCGCTGGGCCTTGGACTGCCGCTCGCATTGTCCTCGACCGCGCAGGTGCTGCCGTTGCTGCAATCGCAGGGACGGCTCAATACCCCGACCGGCGAACGCGCCTTTTCGATCCTGCTGTTCCAGGACCTGTCGATCGTCCCGCTGCTGACGATCATCGCCGCCCTGTCGCGCGCGCCACAGACCGGGCCGCAGACGCCGGGCTGGCTGCTCGCGCTTTACGCCATCGCATCGATCGGCGGGCTGGTGATTGCCGGGCGCTATGGCCTTGCCCCGCTGCTCAAGCTGATCGGCAAGGTCGCCGAGCGCGAACTGTTCATCGTGGCGGGGCTGTTCGCGGTGTTCGGCAGCGCCGCGCTGATGAACGCCATCGGCCTGTCGGCGGCACTGGGCGCCTTTATCGCAGGCGTGATGCTCGCCGACTCTCCCTTTCGGCACGAGCTGGAGGCGGATATCGATCCGTTCCGTTCGATCCTGCTGGGGCTGTTCTTCCTGGGCGTCGGCATGATGCTCGATATCGGCGTGATCATGGCCGATCCGCTGTTCGTCATTGCGATGGCGCTGGCTCTGGTGGCGATCAAGGTCGCGATCATCTTCGGCATTGCCAAGGCATTCGGCCTGGAAAACCGCGCGGCGTTCGTGCTGGGCCTGCTGCTGAGCCAGGGTGGCGAGTTTGCCTTCGTGCTGTTCGCAGAGGCGCAGGCCGCGCTGCTGATCGAACCAGCCGCAGCCAGCCGCTTTGGCGCGATCGTGACGCTGTCGATGGCGACGACGCCGTTCCTGATGCTGCTGACCCGTCTGTTCGGCGGGGTTCGCGGCTCAGGCACCGAGGATATGGTCGATCCCGAACAGGCCCGGCAGTCGAACGCCATCGTTATCGGCCATGGCCGGTTCGGCCAGGCCGTGGCGCAGATCTTTGCAGGCGCGAGCATTTCGGTAACGCTGATCGACATCAACCCCGATCAGATCCGGCTCAGCGGCGAATTCGGCCGCAAGGTCTTTTACGGCGATGGCACCCGCATCGATCTGTTGCGCCGCGCCGGTGCGGAACATGCAGGGGCGCTGCTGTTCTGCATGGATGACAAGAATTTCGGGCCCGACCAGATCGCGCCGATCGCGCATGCCTTTCCCGAAGCGAAGATCTTCGTGCGCGCCAATGATCGCCGCCAGCTGCTGTCGCTGAAACTGGCCCCGATTGCCGCTGCCCAGCGCGAACTGTTCGAATCCTCGGTCAAGCTGGCGCATACCGCGCTGCTGCGTACCGGGATCGATCCGGTGGTGGCGGACCGGGTGGTCGAAGAATTTCGCCGGCGCGATTGCGAGCGGCTGGAACTGCAGATGGAGGCCGGCAGTATAAGGGCCGGCATGCATCTGAGTTTCGGAGGGGCGGACTCGCAGGCTTTCGATCCGCAGGCAGAGCAGGGATGA
- a CDS encoding sulfite exporter TauE/SafE family protein has translation MWGLAAGFALTALLYASVGFGGGSTYNALLVLAATDYRLLPAIALICNLIVVTGGTIRFARAGQVPWKPLWPILLLSAPCAWAGGRLPVDKPLFVALLGSALLVAGLLMLLQREPKEGQGGRSRLTWLGVPIGMGVGFFSGIVGIGGGIFLAPVLHLLRWASARQIAASASVFILVNSLAGLAGQLMKQDAAATPAAVAAYWPLFVAVLIGGQIGSFAGVRLLPQKIIRMGTAALILYVAAQLLWQRFGG, from the coding sequence ATGTGGGGGCTGGCAGCCGGCTTCGCGCTGACGGCCCTGCTGTACGCATCCGTCGGCTTTGGCGGCGGATCGACCTACAATGCGCTGCTGGTGCTGGCAGCGACCGATTACCGGCTGCTGCCCGCCATCGCGCTGATCTGCAACCTGATCGTGGTGACGGGCGGCACGATCCGCTTTGCCCGCGCAGGGCAGGTGCCGTGGAAACCGCTCTGGCCGATCCTGCTGCTGTCCGCGCCCTGCGCTTGGGCCGGTGGGCGGCTGCCGGTGGACAAGCCGCTGTTCGTGGCGCTGCTGGGCTCGGCGCTGCTGGTCGCCGGGCTGCTGATGCTGCTTCAGCGGGAGCCGAAAGAGGGGCAGGGCGGGCGGTCACGGCTGACCTGGCTGGGCGTGCCGATCGGCATGGGCGTGGGCTTTTTCAGCGGCATTGTGGGCATCGGTGGCGGCATTTTCCTCGCGCCGGTGCTGCACCTGCTGCGATGGGCCAGCGCCCGGCAGATTGCTGCGAGCGCCAGCGTGTTCATCCTGGTCAACTCACTGGCAGGCCTTGCCGGGCAGCTGATGAAACAGGACGCCGCCGCGACACCGGCTGCAGTGGCCGCCTATTGGCCGCTGTTCGTCGCGGTGCTGATCGGCGGGCAGATCGGCAGCTTCGCCGGCGTCCGCCTGTTGCCGCAAAAAATCATCCGCATGGGGACGGCGGCGCTGATCCTGTATGTCGCGGCGCAATTGTTGTGGCAGCGTTTCGGCGGCTGA
- the secA gene encoding preprotein translocase subunit SecA — MLGAIAKSLFGSANDRYVKGLLKIVDKINAFEPQISPMSDEELRGQTLKFRERLEAGETLDDILPEAFATVREASIRTLGMRHFDVQMVGGIVLHRGEIAEMRTGEGKTLVATLACYLNAIERKGVHVVTVNDYLAARDAEWMGQVYRFLGLTTGVIVPNLNETQRREAYAADITYATNNELGFDYLRDNMKHERNQMVQRPYNFAVVDEVDSILIDEARTPLIISGPTDDKSEMYIAVNAIVLMLDEADYDKDEKSRSVILTEDGTEKAERLLEEAGLLTGSNLYDVENTQIVHHLDQALKANVMFKRDIDYIVKDDQIVIIDEFTGRMMDGRRWSNGLHQAVEAKEGVQIKPENQTLASITFQNYFRMYPKLSGMTGTAATEAAEFYDIYKMNVVTIPTNNPIRRIDEEDEFYKNTTDKFQAIAKAIREKYETGQPVLVGTVSIEKSELLSEFLNQEGVKHSVLNARFHEQEAHIVAQAGRMGAVTIATNMAGRGTDIQLGGNVEFRTEDELRDMPEGPERDAAIERIKAEVAAEKQRVLEAGGLFVLGTERHESRRIDNQLRGRSGRQGDPGLSRFYLCLEDDLLRIFGPDTLFSRMMKNNLADGEAIGSKWLSKAIETAQKKVEARNYDIRKQVVEYDDVMNDQRKVIYEQRAEIMDAEAVDDVVADMRADTVNAIVGEACPPGTYPEQWDIAQLKARVNEVFGLEPDIDAWLQEDAVEPELIEERIREMAEAKVEAKASEIETGMWRSIEKSVLLQSLDHHWKEHLATLDALRQVVFLRAYAQKTPINEYKSEAFGLFERMLEVIREDVTGTVMNLEIREPEMPSLPELPDFLTTHFDPFTGEDNSADIDGGTLGTVTATLPPRQSPMPEASDDLFTSEISRNAPCPCGSGRKYKHCHGKAA, encoded by the coding sequence ATGCTCGGCGCCATTGCCAAATCGCTTTTCGGGTCCGCCAATGACCGTTATGTCAAGGGCCTGCTCAAGATCGTCGACAAGATCAACGCCTTCGAACCGCAGATTTCGCCCATGTCGGATGAGGAACTGCGCGGACAGACGCTCAAGTTCCGCGAACGGCTGGAAGCCGGCGAGACGCTCGACGACATCCTGCCCGAAGCCTTTGCCACGGTGCGCGAGGCCTCGATCCGCACGCTCGGCATGCGCCATTTCGACGTGCAGATGGTCGGCGGTATCGTGCTGCATCGCGGCGAGATCGCCGAAATGCGCACCGGTGAAGGCAAGACGCTGGTGGCGACGCTCGCCTGTTACCTGAACGCGATCGAGCGCAAGGGCGTGCACGTTGTCACGGTCAACGATTATCTCGCAGCGCGCGATGCCGAATGGATGGGCCAGGTCTATCGGTTCCTGGGCCTCACCACCGGGGTGATCGTGCCCAATCTCAACGAGACACAGCGGCGCGAGGCCTATGCCGCCGACATCACCTATGCCACCAACAACGAGCTCGGCTTCGACTATCTGCGCGACAATATGAAGCACGAGCGCAACCAGATGGTGCAGCGCCCCTATAATTTCGCGGTGGTCGACGAGGTGGACTCGATCCTGATCGACGAGGCGCGCACGCCGCTGATCATCTCTGGCCCCACCGATGACAAGTCCGAGATGTACATCGCGGTCAACGCGATCGTGCTGATGCTCGACGAGGCCGATTACGACAAGGACGAGAAGTCCCGCTCGGTGATCCTGACCGAGGACGGCACCGAAAAGGCCGAGCGCCTGCTCGAAGAAGCGGGCCTGCTCACCGGCAGCAACCTTTATGATGTCGAGAACACCCAGATCGTCCACCATCTGGACCAGGCCCTGAAGGCCAATGTGATGTTCAAGCGCGACATCGACTATATCGTCAAGGACGACCAGATCGTCATCATCGACGAATTCACCGGCCGCATGATGGATGGCCGCCGCTGGTCGAACGGCCTGCACCAGGCGGTCGAGGCCAAGGAAGGCGTGCAGATCAAGCCCGAGAACCAGACGCTAGCCTCGATCACCTTCCAGAACTATTTCCGCATGTATCCCAAGCTGTCGGGCATGACCGGCACCGCGGCGACCGAAGCGGCCGAATTCTACGACATCTACAAGATGAACGTGGTCACCATCCCGACCAACAACCCCATTCGCCGCATCGACGAGGAAGACGAGTTCTACAAGAACACGACCGACAAGTTCCAGGCGATCGCCAAGGCCATTCGCGAGAAATACGAGACCGGCCAGCCGGTGCTGGTGGGCACGGTGTCGATCGAAAAGTCGGAGCTGCTGTCCGAATTCCTCAACCAGGAAGGCGTCAAGCACAGCGTCCTCAACGCGCGCTTCCACGAGCAGGAAGCGCATATCGTCGCGCAGGCCGGGCGCATGGGCGCGGTGACCATCGCCACCAACATGGCAGGCCGTGGGACCGACATTCAGCTCGGCGGCAATGTCGAATTCCGCACCGAAGACGAGCTGCGCGACATGCCCGAAGGGCCTGAGCGCGATGCCGCGATCGAGCGGATCAAGGCCGAAGTGGCAGCGGAAAAGCAGCGGGTGCTGGAGGCCGGCGGCCTGTTCGTGCTGGGCACAGAGCGGCACGAAAGCCGCCGCATCGACAACCAGCTGCGCGGGCGTTCGGGCCGTCAGGGCGACCCCGGCCTGTCGCGCTTCTATCTCTGCCTCGAAGACGATCTGCTCCGCATCTTCGGCCCCGATACCCTGTTCTCGCGGATGATGAAGAACAACCTGGCCGATGGCGAGGCGATCGGATCGAAATGGCTGTCCAAGGCGATCGAGACCGCGCAGAAAAAGGTCGAGGCGCGCAATTACGACATCCGCAAGCAAGTCGTCGAATATGATGACGTCATGAATGATCAGCGCAAGGTCATCTATGAACAGCGCGCCGAGATCATGGATGCCGAGGCCGTCGACGATGTCGTCGCCGACATGCGCGCCGATACCGTCAACGCCATTGTCGGAGAGGCCTGCCCGCCGGGCACCTATCCCGAACAGTGGGACATCGCCCAGCTCAAGGCGCGGGTGAACGAGGTGTTCGGCCTGGAGCCGGACATCGATGCCTGGCTGCAGGAAGACGCAGTCGAACCCGAGCTGATCGAAGAGCGCATTCGCGAAATGGCCGAAGCCAAGGTCGAAGCCAAGGCGAGCGAGATCGAAACTGGCATGTGGCGCTCGATCGAGAAGTCGGTGCTGCTGCAGAGCCTGGATCATCACTGGAAGGAGCATCTGGCCACGCTCGATGCGCTGCGCCAGGTCGTGTTCCTGCGCGCCTATGCGCAGAAGACGCCGATCAACGAGTACAAGAGCGAGGCCTTCGGCCTGTTCGAACGCATGCTCGAGGTGATCCGCGAGGATGTGACCGGCACGGTGATGAACCTCGAAATCCGCGAACCGGAAATGCCTTCGCTGCCCGAGCTGCCCGATTTCCTGACCACCCATTTCGATCCGTTCACCGGAGAGGACAACAGCGCCGATATCGATGGCGGTACCCTGGGCACGGTCACGGCGACGCTGCCGCCGCGCCAGTCGCCGATGCCCGAGGCGTCGGACGACCTGTTCACCAGCGAGATCAGCCGCAACGCGCCGTGCCCGTGCGGATCGGGCCGCAAGTACAAGCACTGCCACGGCAAGGCTGCCTAA